From Polaribacter butkevichii, a single genomic window includes:
- a CDS encoding protein-disulfide reductase DsbD family protein, with the protein MKNKLKNFVFIFFFVLSAHAQIFEPVSWTTSVEKKSETEFILIVNATIDEGWHLYSQNVPEDGPIATSFTFETNSDFELVDTVSEDIGYTVDDPVFGLKIKFFKNEAEFRQRIKVLNKELLLIKGEVEFMICDDTKCLPPSYIDLEFNVKEAQIKTTETVENTKSDYKIVSEIKKEEKKSENKDLIAIFFIAFLSGFTALLTPCVFPMIPMTVSFFTKQSKTKAAGIKNALIYGISIIVIYVLLGVFVSLVFGADALNALSTNVWFNLIFFLLLLVFAASFLGAFEIMLPNSWANKVDAQADKGGLIGIFFMALALAIVSFSCTGPIVGTLLVEAASGGSQLGPIVGMLGFSLAIALPFALFAAFPGWLNSLPKSGGWLNTVKVVLGFLELALAFKFLSNADLVLDLHLLEREMFLAIWIAIFGALAFYLFGKIQLPHDSPLAHISVGRLSLGLIVMSFTIYMIPGLWGAPLNLISAFPPPQHYSESPYGVGFSKLGSGDAVQSDIPDGAHLMAPHDILAFNDYDKGLAYAKKVGKPVLIDFTGKACVNCRKMEQNVWVKPNVLRMLKNDVVLISLYVDDKRPLPDNEVVDSKLKPGKKLKYIGQKWSELQTIKYKTNTQPMYVLMDHNENNLIDPVAYTPDVETYKNWLKNGVSNFKK; encoded by the coding sequence ATGAAAAATAAATTGAAGAACTTTGTGTTCATATTTTTTTTTGTACTAAGTGCCCATGCGCAAATTTTTGAACCTGTTAGTTGGACAACTTCAGTTGAAAAAAAATCAGAAACAGAGTTTATCCTAATTGTTAATGCAACGATTGATGAAGGTTGGCACCTTTATTCTCAAAATGTGCCAGAAGATGGTCCGATAGCTACTAGTTTTACGTTTGAAACCAATTCAGATTTCGAATTAGTAGATACAGTATCTGAAGATATTGGTTATACGGTTGATGATCCTGTTTTTGGATTAAAAATTAAGTTTTTTAAAAATGAAGCAGAATTTAGACAGCGCATAAAAGTATTAAACAAAGAATTATTGTTGATAAAAGGAGAGGTTGAGTTTATGATCTGTGATGATACAAAATGTTTACCACCTTCATATATCGATTTAGAATTTAATGTAAAAGAAGCTCAAATAAAAACAACCGAAACGGTAGAGAATACAAAAAGTGATTACAAAATAGTTTCGGAAATAAAAAAAGAAGAAAAAAAGTCTGAAAACAAAGATTTAATAGCTATTTTCTTTATTGCTTTTTTATCCGGTTTTACAGCTTTATTAACCCCATGTGTGTTTCCGATGATTCCTATGACGGTAAGTTTTTTTACAAAGCAAAGTAAAACAAAAGCAGCCGGAATTAAGAATGCACTTATTTACGGAATTTCTATTATTGTAATCTATGTATTACTAGGGGTATTTGTAAGTTTAGTTTTTGGAGCTGATGCCTTAAATGCATTGTCTACCAACGTTTGGTTTAACTTAATTTTCTTTTTATTATTATTGGTTTTTGCAGCTTCGTTTTTAGGTGCTTTTGAAATAATGTTACCTAATTCTTGGGCAAATAAAGTAGATGCCCAAGCAGATAAAGGAGGACTAATCGGTATCTTTTTTATGGCCTTAGCATTAGCAATTGTCTCTTTTTCATGTACAGGTCCAATTGTAGGTACTTTATTAGTAGAAGCCGCATCTGGTGGTAGCCAGCTGGGGCCAATTGTAGGGATGTTAGGTTTTTCTTTAGCAATTGCATTGCCATTTGCATTATTTGCAGCTTTTCCTGGATGGTTAAATTCTTTGCCAAAATCTGGAGGATGGTTAAATACCGTAAAGGTCGTTTTAGGATTTTTAGAATTAGCCTTGGCTTTTAAATTCTTGTCTAATGCAGATTTGGTTTTAGATTTACATTTGTTAGAAAGAGAAATGTTCTTAGCCATTTGGATAGCCATTTTTGGAGCTCTTGCATTTTACTTATTCGGAAAAATACAATTGCCACATGATAGTCCGCTTGCACACATTTCTGTAGGTCGATTAAGTTTAGGGTTAATAGTTATGTCGTTTACTATTTATATGATTCCGGGATTGTGGGGAGCACCTTTAAATTTAATTAGTGCATTTCCACCTCCACAACATTACAGTGAATCGCCTTACGGAGTTGGGTTTTCTAAGTTGGGAAGTGGAGATGCTGTACAGTCTGATATTCCAGATGGAGCTCATTTAATGGCGCCACATGATATTTTAGCTTTTAATGATTATGACAAAGGTTTAGCCTATGCAAAAAAAGTAGGAAAACCCGTATTGATAGATTTTACAGGAAAGGCGTGTGTAAATTGTAGAAAGATGGAGCAGAATGTTTGGGTAAAACCAAATGTTTTAAGGATGCTTAAGAATGATGTAGTTTTAATTTCATTGTATGTAGATGATAAAAGACCTTTACCAGATAATGAGGTTGTAGACTCAAAACTAAAACCAGGTAAGAAGTTAAAATACATCGGACAAAAATGGAGCGAATTGCAAACAATTAAATACAAAACAAATACACAGCCAATGTATGTATTGATGGATCATAATGAAAATAATTTAATAGATCCTGTTGCTTATACACCAGATGTAGAAACCTATAAAAACTGGTTAAAAAATGGTGTTTCAAACTTTAAAAAGTAA
- a CDS encoding response regulator transcription factor encodes MIKIVITDDHNLFRMGLAELLKKQKDIDVIAELSDGTEFLNFLSEKNDIDIVLLDINMPNLDGFEVLRKLKKLNSIVKPIILSMHDDGNYIAKCAKNGAFGYLLKNTDEDELLKAIRIVASGKKYFSHQISEKMINFMSAQHTSQKKLSNKESEVLTLISKGLTTKEIASKLFVSSRTIETHRANILKKLEVKNTASLIKKATENNLI; translated from the coding sequence ATGATTAAAATTGTAATTACGGATGACCATAATTTATTTAGAATGGGGTTGGCAGAACTTCTTAAAAAGCAAAAAGATATTGATGTTATTGCCGAATTATCTGATGGTACAGAGTTTTTAAATTTTTTATCAGAAAAAAATGATATTGATATTGTTTTACTAGATATAAACATGCCAAATCTAGATGGTTTTGAAGTTTTAAGAAAATTAAAAAAGTTAAATAGCATTGTAAAACCAATTATCTTATCGATGCACGATGATGGAAACTACATTGCCAAATGTGCTAAAAACGGAGCTTTTGGATACCTACTAAAAAACACCGATGAAGATGAGCTTCTTAAAGCTATAAGAATTGTTGCAAGCGGAAAAAAATATTTTAGCCATCAGATTTCTGAAAAGATGATTAATTTTATGTCTGCACAACACACTAGTCAAAAAAAATTATCAAACAAAGAATCGGAAGTTTTAACCCTAATTAGTAAAGGCTTAACTACAAAAGAAATTGCTTCAAAATTATTTGTTAGTTCTAGAACCATAGAAACGCATCGTGCTAATATCTTAAAAAAACTAGAAGTTAAAAACACTGCATCTTTAATTAAAAAAGCAACAGAAAACAACCTTATCTAA
- a CDS encoding aminotransferase class V-fold PLP-dependent enzyme, translating to MKILLHKKETELELYFNKFRKNIVGVDQTFMFPSGEKKLIYTDWTASGRLYRPIEERLLYSFGPFVANTHTETSTCGAAMTLAYHEARTRIKQHVNASKNDVLITEGSGMTGVVNKFQRILGLKVLENLKDYTAIPEALRPVVFVSHMEHHSNQTSWLETIANVQVIPSNNEGLICLESLEKLLISYEAHPIKMVSVTACSNVTGIKLPYHKIAAITHKYNGLCFVDFACSAPYVDIDMHPENEEEYLDAIFFSPHKFLGGPGSSGVLIFNKKLYKNTVPDNPGGGTVSYTNPWGQHDYFDDVETREDGGTPAFLQTIKIALAIQLKEEMSVKMIKLREDEINARIFETLEALPGVNILAPDQKDRLGIFSFYFENYHFNLVVKLLNDHFGIQTRGGCSCAGTYGHFLLNVDQQTSRNIGLQIHEGCNTEKPGWVRLSIHPTMTNQEVNFICESLLELSTHIKEWSKYYHYDIIKNDYIHNTIKPMEGDLVQNWFNTLTI from the coding sequence ATGAAAATATTACTTCATAAAAAAGAAACAGAATTAGAGCTGTATTTTAATAAATTTAGAAAAAATATAGTTGGTGTAGATCAAACTTTTATGTTTCCATCCGGAGAAAAAAAACTTATTTACACAGATTGGACGGCTAGTGGTAGGCTTTACCGTCCTATTGAAGAGAGACTGTTATATAGTTTTGGCCCTTTTGTAGCCAATACACATACAGAAACATCAACTTGTGGTGCAGCAATGACATTAGCTTATCATGAAGCAAGAACCAGAATAAAACAACATGTAAATGCATCTAAAAATGATGTATTAATTACAGAAGGTTCTGGTATGACTGGCGTTGTAAATAAGTTTCAAAGAATTCTAGGATTAAAAGTTTTAGAAAACTTAAAAGATTATACTGCAATTCCAGAAGCGTTAAGACCTGTTGTTTTTGTATCGCATATGGAGCATCACTCAAATCAAACCTCTTGGTTAGAAACCATTGCAAATGTTCAAGTAATTCCTAGTAATAATGAGGGACTTATTTGTTTAGAGAGTCTAGAAAAGCTTTTAATATCTTATGAAGCGCATCCTATAAAGATGGTTTCTGTAACCGCATGTTCTAACGTAACGGGTATTAAATTACCCTATCATAAAATTGCAGCAATTACACATAAATACAATGGGCTTTGTTTTGTAGATTTTGCTTGTTCTGCACCTTATGTAGATATTGATATGCACCCAGAAAATGAAGAAGAATATCTGGATGCTATTTTCTTTTCACCTCATAAATTTCTTGGAGGTCCTGGTAGTTCTGGAGTTTTAATTTTTAATAAAAAATTATATAAAAACACCGTGCCAGATAATCCTGGAGGAGGAACGGTCAGTTACACAAATCCTTGGGGGCAGCACGATTATTTTGACGATGTAGAAACTAGAGAAGACGGCGGTACTCCTGCATTTTTACAAACCATCAAAATAGCACTTGCCATTCAGTTAAAAGAAGAGATGAGTGTAAAGATGATAAAGCTTAGAGAAGATGAAATCAATGCTCGTATTTTTGAAACATTAGAAGCTTTACCCGGAGTTAATATCTTAGCTCCAGATCAAAAAGACAGATTAGGAATTTTCTCATTTTATTTTGAAAATTACCATTTCAATTTGGTGGTTAAATTGCTAAATGATCATTTTGGTATTCAAACGCGCGGCGGATGTTCTTGTGCGGGTACTTATGGGCATTTTTTGCTAAATGTAGATCAGCAAACCTCAAGAAATATAGGACTTCAAATTCACGAAGGTTGTAATACAGAAAAACCGGGTTGGGTTCGTTTGTCTATACACCCAACAATGACAAACCAAGAAGTGAATTTTATTTGCGAATCTTTATTAGAACTATCTACTCATATTAAAGAATGGTCTAAATATTATCATTATGATATAATTAAAAACGATTACATACATAATACCATTAAACCTATGGAAGGTGATTTGGTGCAAAATTGGTTTAATACTTTGACTATTTAA
- a CDS encoding sensor histidine kinase yields MNTLVIFVVTAVSLSFYFEFSKVLDQRILLHLNSIKTLKKIQLERLIDKEWNAFNYTSLPKNTIIKLPENKFLTPGIYDLTDLHPTKQTSVGLIKIKDSIRYLKIISYQKIKQILLERTGMGSSGESYLVGSDYRLRSQSRFSPTITPYKIAAKTKGTTNAFKKGNGNGVFLDYRNIKVYSVYNPLQIGNLNWVILSEIDVDEVTIPLQKMRLKLVILTLIIITISIILSLFLTKIITEPIKKIQNSILLMVKGDYKNNLSIKNSPTEIIEIANALNNLKAMLSGAVAFSMDIGEMNLTSEYQPKSNSDLLGHSLLKMREKLASYRNIEKEINLSTKRYLVEGLENERARLARELHDGIGPLLITLRLYIQNNIYDKTHKETMKNMIDTTITEVRQMTNILMPTSLDNFGIGVTLINYINTIKKSIKASIFFEDLTKKGKSKINKKQEINLFRITQELINNSIKHSKATEIRITLTEFNDFLSLYYFDNGIGFDIKNVTMGSGISNIKERVEIFDGTFLIESTTNSTVFEIEMPIKNNKND; encoded by the coding sequence ATGAACACACTGGTAATTTTTGTAGTTACTGCTGTGTCTTTAAGCTTTTATTTTGAATTCTCTAAAGTTTTAGACCAACGTATATTATTGCACTTAAACTCTATTAAAACACTAAAAAAAATACAATTAGAACGTTTAATAGACAAAGAATGGAATGCCTTTAATTACACAAGTCTCCCTAAAAATACGATTATAAAATTACCTGAAAACAAGTTTTTAACTCCTGGTATTTATGATTTAACAGACTTACACCCAACAAAACAGACTTCCGTTGGGTTGATAAAAATTAAAGATAGTATTCGATATTTAAAAATTATTTCTTATCAAAAAATAAAACAAATCTTATTAGAACGAACAGGAATGGGATCTAGCGGAGAATCTTACCTTGTAGGATCTGATTACAGATTACGTTCTCAGTCTCGATTTTCCCCTACAATTACCCCTTATAAAATAGCTGCAAAAACAAAAGGAACCACCAATGCTTTTAAAAAAGGAAATGGAAATGGTGTTTTTTTAGATTATAGAAATATAAAAGTATATAGTGTATACAATCCTTTACAAATAGGCAATTTAAATTGGGTAATTCTCTCTGAAATTGATGTAGATGAAGTTACCATTCCGCTGCAAAAAATGCGTTTAAAACTGGTTATTCTAACTTTAATTATTATTACCATATCCATAATACTATCGCTGTTTTTAACAAAAATAATTACAGAACCTATCAAAAAAATACAGAATAGCATCCTTTTAATGGTTAAAGGAGATTATAAAAACAATTTATCTATAAAAAATAGTCCTACAGAAATCATAGAAATAGCCAATGCTTTAAACAATCTAAAAGCGATGTTATCTGGAGCCGTTGCTTTTTCTATGGATATCGGAGAAATGAACCTAACATCAGAATATCAACCTAAAAGTAATTCTGATTTATTAGGACACAGTTTATTAAAAATGCGAGAAAAACTGGCTTCTTATAGAAATATAGAAAAAGAAATAAACCTATCTACTAAACGCTATCTGGTAGAAGGCCTCGAAAACGAAAGAGCGAGATTAGCAAGAGAATTACATGATGGTATTGGCCCATTATTAATAACACTCAGACTTTATATTCAGAATAATATTTATGATAAAACTCATAAAGAAACCATGAAGAATATGATTGATACCACAATTACCGAAGTAAGACAGATGACAAATATTTTAATGCCCACAAGCTTAGACAATTTTGGCATTGGTGTTACACTTATTAACTACATTAATACGATTAAAAAATCTATTAAAGCTTCTATATTCTTTGAAGATCTTACAAAAAAAGGAAAATCTAAGATCAACAAAAAACAAGAAATAAATCTTTTTAGAATAACACAAGAGTTAATTAATAACTCAATTAAACACTCTAAAGCTACAGAAATAAGAATTACATTAACTGAGTTTAATGATTTTTTATCTTTATATTATTTTGATAATGGTATTGGTTTTGATATTAAAAATGTAACCATGGGCTCAGGTATTTCTAACATAAAAGAACGAGTAGAAATTTTTGACGGTACTTTTCTAATAGAATCGACTACCAATAGCACTGTTTTTGAAATTGAAATGCCTATAAAAAACAATAAAAATGATTAA
- a CDS encoding calcium/sodium antiporter — MNFLLIIGGLVLLILGGNWLLKSAVALSLKLDIPKIVIGMTVVSFATSAPELIVSINAALSGASDLALGNVIGSNIANLGLVLGITLLFGTMNVQKSFYKTDWPVMMIASVLLYFFLSGDNVITRNEGIIMFSFLVIFLIYLLRFQKTAVLDEVPEDDEPLPLYKIALFLVLGGLGLWGGSELLIKGATSLALEFGVSERVIAVTVVSIGTSIPELAASIIAVLKKEKAISLGNLIGSNVFNILAVLGITSIITPVGVTDQGQGLLTNDIFWMLGISFIVLPLVFIPKGYRLNWKDGVLLLIAYLAFLYVTV, encoded by the coding sequence ATGAATTTTTTATTAATAATAGGTGGTTTGGTATTGTTAATTTTAGGAGGTAATTGGTTGTTAAAATCGGCGGTTGCTTTATCTTTAAAATTAGATATTCCTAAAATAGTAATTGGTATGACGGTTGTTTCTTTTGCAACTTCGGCACCAGAGCTTATTGTAAGTATTAATGCTGCTTTAAGTGGAGCATCTGATTTAGCTTTGGGGAATGTAATTGGTTCTAATATTGCTAATTTAGGCTTGGTTTTAGGAATTACTTTATTATTTGGAACCATGAATGTTCAAAAAAGTTTTTACAAAACAGATTGGCCGGTTATGATGATTGCTTCTGTTTTATTGTACTTTTTTTTAAGTGGAGATAATGTAATAACTAGAAATGAAGGGATTATTATGTTTTCTTTTTTAGTAATCTTTCTAATATATTTATTGCGTTTTCAAAAAACTGCTGTTTTAGATGAGGTGCCAGAAGATGATGAGCCTTTGCCATTGTATAAAATTGCACTTTTTTTAGTTCTTGGTGGTCTAGGTCTTTGGGGTGGTTCAGAATTATTGATAAAAGGGGCTACTTCTTTAGCGTTAGAGTTTGGGGTAAGTGAAAGAGTAATTGCTGTTACAGTAGTATCTATAGGAACCAGTATTCCTGAGCTTGCAGCGTCTATTATAGCCGTTTTAAAGAAAGAAAAAGCAATTTCTTTAGGAAACCTTATTGGTTCTAACGTATTTAATATTTTAGCTGTTTTAGGGATTACGTCGATAATAACACCTGTAGGAGTTACAGATCAAGGACAGGGGTTGTTAACAAATGATATTTTTTGGATGTTAGGAATTTCTTTTATCGTATTGCCTTTGGTTTTTATACCGAAAGGATATCGTTTAAATTGGAAAGATGGTGTGCTTTTATTAATAGCATATTTGGCCTTTTTATATGTAACAGTGTAA
- a CDS encoding glutamine synthetase beta-grasp domain-containing protein — MAKIKLEYIWLDGYFPTQNMRSKTKVEEHENFQGTIEELDNWSFDGSSTRQASGGASDCLLKPVAIYPDPARINGYLVMTEVLNADGTPHVSNGRATIEDEDDDFWFGFEQEYFIMDTKTQLPLGFPIGGYPAPQGMYYCSVGGKNTHGRLLVEEHADLCIDAGLNFEGINQEVASGQWEFQLFAKGAKKAGDEIWIARYLLDRLTEQHGYYIEYHPKPLGKDMDWNGSGMHANFSNTVLRTCGSKETYEKICEAFRPVVKEHIAVYGEFNDQRLTGEHETASIHDFSYGVSDRGASIRIPIITVEKGWKGWLEDRRPASNGDPYKIAGRIIKTVKSANIN; from the coding sequence ATGGCAAAAATTAAATTAGAATACATTTGGTTAGACGGGTATTTTCCAACTCAGAATATGAGAAGTAAAACCAAAGTTGAAGAGCATGAAAACTTTCAAGGAACTATAGAAGAGCTAGATAATTGGTCTTTTGATGGTTCGTCTACAAGACAAGCTTCAGGTGGAGCTTCAGACTGTTTACTTAAACCTGTTGCAATCTATCCAGACCCTGCAAGAATTAATGGTTACTTAGTAATGACAGAAGTTTTAAATGCAGATGGTACTCCTCACGTTTCTAATGGTAGAGCTACTATAGAAGATGAAGATGATGATTTTTGGTTTGGTTTTGAGCAAGAATATTTCATAATGGATACAAAAACACAATTACCTTTAGGTTTCCCTATTGGTGGTTATCCAGCTCCACAAGGAATGTATTACTGTTCTGTAGGTGGTAAAAATACACATGGTAGACTTCTAGTTGAAGAACATGCAGATTTATGTATTGATGCAGGTTTAAATTTTGAAGGAATTAACCAAGAAGTAGCATCTGGACAATGGGAATTTCAATTATTTGCCAAAGGAGCAAAAAAAGCAGGTGATGAAATTTGGATTGCTCGTTATTTATTAGATAGATTAACAGAACAACATGGTTACTATATTGAATATCATCCAAAACCATTAGGTAAAGATATGGATTGGAATGGTTCTGGTATGCATGCAAACTTCTCTAACACTGTTTTAAGAACTTGTGGTTCTAAAGAAACATATGAAAAAATATGTGAAGCATTTAGACCTGTTGTAAAAGAACATATTGCTGTTTATGGTGAGTTTAACGACCAACGTTTAACAGGTGAACATGAAACTGCTTCTATACATGATTTCTCTTACGGAGTTTCAGATAGAGGTGCATCTATTAGAATACCTATTATTACTGTAGAAAAAGGTTGGAAAGGTTGGTTAGAAGACAGAAGACCTGCTTCTAATGGTGACCCATACAAAATTGCTGGTAGAATTATTAAAACTGTAAAATCTGCTAATATTAACTAA
- a CDS encoding DUF2007 domain-containing protein yields MLEKYTKVFTDNSILVNRLHSLLKEEGIDSRITDRVESGRLAGFGVPTNSVELFIHNTDVEKAQPIIDSFKNKINS; encoded by the coding sequence ATGTTAGAAAAATATACAAAAGTGTTTACTGATAATTCTATATTAGTAAATCGATTACACTCCTTATTAAAAGAAGAAGGCATTGACTCAAGAATAACCGACCGCGTAGAATCTGGAAGGTTAGCAGGTTTTGGTGTTCCTACTAATTCTGTAGAGTTATTTATACATAATACCGATGTAGAAAAAGCGCAACCAATTATAGATTCTTTTAAAAATAAAATAAATTCGTAA
- a CDS encoding TlpA family protein disulfide reductase — protein sequence MKKAIYILLITIVVLSCKNEVHVIDYAIISGKIEEGRSKQIIVSNSLSRKVLDTISVNVDGTFNDTIKLKKGYYNLKYGRGKVPMYLETGYNLNITANAKFLDSTLTITGNGSAENHFLKERKNKVKAFNGSENFYMLDEINFTQKLNEEKEIQNKLLVNNKTISANFKSAQQRDIEYNYLSALANYENYHRYYAKEPDFNVSKEFLDPLKNVNYNHEEDYSSFKAYKVLVAKYYREKAKQLSDAENIPEDVARVQTYAAVASNTMKTDLLNSAIFGITITKDLNDYYNAFKTGATDQDQLKKVEDYYSKLKLIQVGEPSPKFEGYENFAGGTTSLDDLKGKYIYIDVWATWCGPCLAQIPALKEMEKAYHGKNIQFLSISVDKPKDYEKWKLMIKDKELGGVQLLADINFDSEFIKDYVIKGIPKFILLDPEGKIVNTNAPRPSEEELKTLFDSLNI from the coding sequence ATGAAAAAAGCAATTTATATTTTACTTATAACGATAGTGGTGCTCTCTTGTAAAAATGAAGTACACGTTATAGATTACGCAATTATTTCTGGAAAAATTGAAGAAGGAAGGTCCAAACAAATTATTGTATCTAACAGTTTGTCTAGAAAAGTTTTAGACACCATATCTGTAAATGTTGATGGTACTTTTAATGATACAATTAAATTAAAAAAGGGGTATTATAACTTAAAGTATGGTAGAGGTAAAGTACCAATGTATTTAGAAACAGGGTACAACCTAAATATAACTGCCAATGCCAAGTTTTTAGACAGTACATTAACAATTACTGGTAATGGATCTGCCGAAAATCATTTTCTAAAAGAAAGAAAAAATAAAGTAAAAGCATTTAATGGTAGTGAAAACTTCTATATGCTCGATGAAATAAACTTTACGCAAAAGCTTAATGAAGAAAAAGAAATACAGAATAAACTTCTTGTAAATAACAAAACCATTTCTGCTAATTTTAAATCTGCGCAACAACGCGATATTGAATATAATTATTTATCAGCGTTGGCCAATTATGAAAATTATCATCGCTATTATGCAAAAGAACCAGATTTCAATGTCTCTAAAGAATTTTTAGATCCTCTTAAAAATGTTAATTATAACCACGAAGAAGATTATTCATCTTTTAAAGCGTATAAAGTATTGGTTGCAAAGTATTACAGAGAAAAAGCAAAACAATTAAGCGATGCCGAAAATATTCCAGAAGACGTGGCACGTGTACAAACCTACGCTGCTGTAGCTAGTAATACCATGAAAACAGATTTATTAAACAGTGCTATTTTTGGAATCACTATTACAAAAGATTTAAATGATTACTATAATGCTTTTAAAACAGGTGCTACAGACCAAGACCAACTAAAAAAGGTAGAAGATTATTATAGTAAACTGAAATTGATTCAAGTTGGAGAGCCTTCTCCAAAGTTTGAGGGATACGAGAATTTTGCAGGCGGAACAACCTCTTTAGATGATCTTAAAGGCAAATATATTTATATTGATGTTTGGGCAACCTGGTGTGGCCCGTGTTTAGCTCAAATTCCTGCCCTAAAGGAAATGGAAAAAGCCTACCATGGTAAAAACATTCAATTTCTAAGTATTTCTGTAGATAAGCCAAAAGATTATGAAAAATGGAAGCTTATGATTAAGGATAAAGAGCTTGGTGGTGTTCAGTTATTGGCAGATATAAATTTTGATTCAGAATTTATCAAAGATTATGTTATTAAAGGCATTCCTAAATTCATTCTTTTAGATCCCGAAGGTAAAATTGTAAATACAAATGCACCAAGACCTTCAGAAGAAGAGTTAAAAACACTTTTCGATTCTTTAAATATTTAA